One Megalops cyprinoides isolate fMegCyp1 chromosome 4, fMegCyp1.pri, whole genome shotgun sequence genomic window carries:
- the ccdc92 gene encoding coiled-coil domain-containing protein 92, producing MASVSLENQLQSAQKNLLFLQQDHANTLKGLHAEIRRLQQHCTDLTYELTVRSSDATDGSEARCRELRRRCEELEEQLKAKEEENAELLRELEQKNAMISVLENTIKEREKKYLEELKMKSHKLAVLSGELEQRASTIAYLTSQLHATKKRLLAGSSSEASPNVSPVSSYKPSPPPPPPPKERQPETPRRRMKKSLSQPLHSEYAELYRLGADGRRLVLRETVDAMPDPTPFLQARESPEAQLLRERPAVIPPIACERAQAPAPPPAAAGPASSSASPRHSPARDRDRQHRTHVGVAHRIHHAAPPPPPPPQPELETLAVDQVNGGKVVRKRSGADRTV from the exons ATGGCGTCGGTGAGCCTGGAGAACCAGCTGCAGAGCGCTCAGAAGAACCTGCTCTTCCTGCAGCAGGACCACGCGAACACGCTGAAGGGCCTGCATGCGGAGATCCGCCggctgcagcagcactgcacag ATCTGACCTACGAGCTGACAGTGAGGAGCTCTGATGCAACAG aCGGCAGCGAGGCCCGTTGCAGGGAGCTGCGCAGGAGGTGCGAGGAGCTAGAGGAGCAGCTGAAGgccaaggaggaggagaacgcGGAGCTCCTGcgggagctggagcagaagaACGCCATGATCTCGGTGCTGGAGAACACCATCAAGGAACGGGAGAAGAAgtacctggaggagctgaagatgaagagccACAAGCTGGCGGTGCTGTCGGGCGAGCTGGAGCAGCGGGCCAGCACCATCGCCTACCTCACCTCCCAGCTGCACGCCACCAAGAAGCGTCTGCTGGCGGGCAGCTCGTCGGAGGCCAGCCCCAACGTCAGCCCCGTCAGCTCCTACAAGCCCTCGCCGCCACCACCGCCCCCGCCCAAGGAGCGGCAGCCGGAGACGCCGCGCCGGCGCATGAAGAAGAGCCTGTCCCAGCCGCTGCACTCGGAGTACGCCGAGCTGTACCGGCTGGGCGCCGACGGGCGGCGGCTGGTTCTGCGTGAGACGGTGGACGCCATGCCCGACCCCACGCCCTTCCTGCAGGCCCGCGAGTCCCCCGAGGCGCAGCTGCTGAGGGAGAGGCCGGCCGTCATCCCGCCGATTGCCTGCGAGCGCGCCCAggccccggccccgccccccgccgctgcaggccccgcctcctcctccgccaGCCCCCGCCACAGCCCCGCCCGCGACCGGGACCGGCAGCACCGGACCCACGTGGGCGTGGCCCACCGCATCCACCACGCcgccccacccccgccaccGCCCCCGCAGCCCGAGCTCGAGACGCTGGCCGTCGACCAGGTGAACGGCGGGAAGGTGGTGAGGAAGCGCTCAGGCGCGGACAGAACAGTGTGA